The following coding sequences lie in one Ostrinia nubilalis chromosome 2, ilOstNubi1.1, whole genome shotgun sequence genomic window:
- the LOC135080869 gene encoding nucleoside diphosphate kinase has product MIATLVYFITYLTRTVYYIADYIMAEPRERTFLMIKPDGVQRGLVGTIIERFEKKGFKLVALKFMWPSEELLKNHYSDLASRPFFPGLVKYMSSGPVVPMVWEGLNVVKTGRQMLGATNPADSQPGTIRGDLCIEVGRNIIHGSDSVDSANKEIALWFTEKELVGWTPADEKWVYE; this is encoded by the coding sequence ATGATCGCCACTTTGGTTTACTTCATAACCTATCTCACACGTACCGTTTATTACATTGCGGACTACATAATGGCGGAACCACGTGAAAGAACCTTCCTCATGATCAAGCCCGACGGTGTGCAGCGAGGACTCGTTGGCACCATCATAGAACGCTTCGAAAAGAAAGGTTTTAAGTTAGTAGCCCTCAAATTCATGTGGCCTTCAGAGGAACTTCTTAAAAACCATTACAGCGACTTAGCGTCGCGTCCCTTCTTCCCTGGTCTTGTCAAATACATGAGCTCTGGACCAGTGGTTCCCATGGTATGGGAAGGTCTCAACGTGGTGAAGACTGGCCGTCAAATGCTTGGAGCTACTAACCCAGCTGATTCTCAACCCGGCACTATTCGTGGAGATCTCTGCATTGAAGTTGGACGCAACATTATTCACGGCTCCGACAGTGTTGACTCTGCTAACAAAGAAATCGCTCTCTGGTTTACCGAAAAGGAACTCGTTGGATGGACTCCAGCTGACGAAAAATGGGTCTACGAATAA
- the LOC135080817 gene encoding uncharacterized protein LOC135080817 isoform X1 gives MNNQDEVEAEVSPYIPSARRSIHQHNYCIFPNYSDNMGRYGLKANNDDRTALLSIRGHETDEVDNVMSKFTRETSPVPLRRKRNKKIRRNSLSISNQECTDDDESDSNLLAKSLPANLPSYYCSDDAHQSLPSDFFKANNSTSFSETRANQMIRNDEYNYRNNFDLQNEDYVNESQIKQKTNSYSFIMLLLLGIIGAIAAFYYNDFNKVITEKSSINSYDQVKFRKDMDYLGEKYKINDNSILEVQSGISTILERNDTGSFIFVYNGKSVNFDFMQFSNLVEEIATTAARFLRNDSTSVQPTVVHSSELHNMQSHSELMNEFRHDVAKTGVMLVKDVDKIPSSLAMAFHYFCDEYNPLVAKSAIFFTLDMEKCSNLSEQKSTHSGIEKCLANKWNTLPKDNVKPLLARVVSVVINVTGV, from the exons ATGAATAATCAAGACGAAGTTGAA GCTGAGGTATCTCCATATATACCATCCGCTAGAAGAAGCATCCATCAGCACAACTATTGCATTTTCCCGAATTACAGTGATAACATGGGGCGTTATGGCCTAAAGGCAAACAATGATGATAGAACTGCATTATTATCCATTCGTGGCCATGAAACTGATGAAGTTGATAATGTCATGAG CAAATTTACTCGTGAAACCAGTCCAGTTCCACTAAGACGAAAAAGGAATAAGAAGATTAGGAGAAACTCTCTAAGCATATCAAACCAAGAGTGTacagatgatgatgaatcagatAG CAATTTGCTTGCGAAATCTTTACCTGCAAATCTTCCATCATATTATTGCAGCGATGATGCACACCAATCACTGCCAAGTGACTTTTTTAAAGCAAACAACTCTACATCATTCTCTGAGACAAGAGCAAATCAAATGATAAGAAATGATGAATATAATTATCGCAACAATTTTGATTTACAAAATGAAGACTATGTCAATGAAAGCCAAATTAAGCAGAAGACTAACTCTTATAGTTTTATTATGCTACTACTTCTTGGTATTATTGGTGCAATAGCTGCATTTTATTACAACGATTTCAACAAAGTAATTACAGAAAAGAGCAGTATTAATAGTTATGATCAAGTTAAATTTCGTAAAGATATGGATTACTTAGGAGAGAAGTACAAAATTAATGACAATTCCATTTTAGAAGTACAAAGTG GTATTTCAACAATACTAGAGAGAAATGATACTGGTTCATTCATCTTTGTTTATAATGGCAAATCAGTTAACTTTGATTTTATGCAGTTCAGTAATTTAGTTGAAGAGATTGCCACAACTGCTGCTCGATTTTTAC GAAATGACAGCACTTCAGTTCAGCCTACAGTTGTTCACAGTTCAGAACTTCATAATATGCAAAGTCACAGTGAACTTATGAATGAATTCCGCCATGATGTGGCTAAAACTGGGGTGATGCTTGTAAAAGATGTTGATAAAATTCCATCAAGTCTTGCCATGGCTTTCCACTACTTTTGCGATGAATACAATCCACTTGTGGCAAAGAGTGCAATCTTTTTCACATTAGATATGGAAAAATGTTCTAACTTGTCTG aGCAAAAATCAACTCACAGCGGTATCGAAAAGTGCCTAGCAAACAAATGGAACACACTACCAAAAGATAATGTTAAGCCTTTACTTGCTCGTGTTGTAAGTGTTGTTATTAATGTAACTGGTGTCTGA
- the LOC135080840 gene encoding DNA-3-methyladenine glycosylase 1-like, whose protein sequence is MQQVRCGWVTNDPVYIQYHDEEWGKPEFDTEKLFEMLCLEGQQAGLSWLTILKKRNSYREIFQGFTPSKVANFTDEDVKRILIDARIIRHKGKIEAIIQNAKAYLEMEKKDENFSEFIWDFVSNKPIINNWSDIKEIPTKTAESIALLSTALKSRGFKFVGPTICYAFMQACGLINDHTLNCFVTKKNRDN, encoded by the coding sequence ATGCAACAAGTTAGATGCGGTTGGGTTACTAATGATCCAGTCTACATTCAATATCATGACGAAGAATGGGGTAAACCAGAATTCGATACAGAGAAATTATTTGAAATGTTATGTTTAGAAGGACAGCAGGCTGGATTATCTTGGCTTACTATTTTGAAAAAACGAAATAGTTACAGAGAGATTTTCCAGGGATTTACCCCCTCTAAAGTAGCCAATTTTACTGATGAAGATGTCAAACGGATTCTGATCGATGCAAGAATTATAagacataaaggaaaaattgaaGCCATAATACAGAATGCTAAAGCGTATTTGGAAATGGAAAAAAAAGATGAGAATTTTTCAGAATTTATTTGGGATTTTGTTAGTAATAAACCTATTATCAATAACTGGAGTGATATTAAAGAAATACCAACTAAAACTGCCGAATCAATAGCACTTCTTTCTACAGCATTAAAATCTAGGGGATTTAAATTTGTTGGGCCCACGATTTGCTATGCATTTATGCAAGCTTGTGGTTTAATAAATGATCACACATTAAACtgttttgtaacaaaaaaaaatcgtgATAATtga
- the LOC135080817 gene encoding uncharacterized protein LOC135080817 isoform X2 translates to MAEVSPYIPSARRSIHQHNYCIFPNYSDNMGRYGLKANNDDRTALLSIRGHETDEVDNVMSKFTRETSPVPLRRKRNKKIRRNSLSISNQECTDDDESDSNLLAKSLPANLPSYYCSDDAHQSLPSDFFKANNSTSFSETRANQMIRNDEYNYRNNFDLQNEDYVNESQIKQKTNSYSFIMLLLLGIIGAIAAFYYNDFNKVITEKSSINSYDQVKFRKDMDYLGEKYKINDNSILEVQSGISTILERNDTGSFIFVYNGKSVNFDFMQFSNLVEEIATTAARFLRNDSTSVQPTVVHSSELHNMQSHSELMNEFRHDVAKTGVMLVKDVDKIPSSLAMAFHYFCDEYNPLVAKSAIFFTLDMEKCSNLSEQKSTHSGIEKCLANKWNTLPKDNVKPLLARVVSVVINVTGV, encoded by the exons ATG GCTGAGGTATCTCCATATATACCATCCGCTAGAAGAAGCATCCATCAGCACAACTATTGCATTTTCCCGAATTACAGTGATAACATGGGGCGTTATGGCCTAAAGGCAAACAATGATGATAGAACTGCATTATTATCCATTCGTGGCCATGAAACTGATGAAGTTGATAATGTCATGAG CAAATTTACTCGTGAAACCAGTCCAGTTCCACTAAGACGAAAAAGGAATAAGAAGATTAGGAGAAACTCTCTAAGCATATCAAACCAAGAGTGTacagatgatgatgaatcagatAG CAATTTGCTTGCGAAATCTTTACCTGCAAATCTTCCATCATATTATTGCAGCGATGATGCACACCAATCACTGCCAAGTGACTTTTTTAAAGCAAACAACTCTACATCATTCTCTGAGACAAGAGCAAATCAAATGATAAGAAATGATGAATATAATTATCGCAACAATTTTGATTTACAAAATGAAGACTATGTCAATGAAAGCCAAATTAAGCAGAAGACTAACTCTTATAGTTTTATTATGCTACTACTTCTTGGTATTATTGGTGCAATAGCTGCATTTTATTACAACGATTTCAACAAAGTAATTACAGAAAAGAGCAGTATTAATAGTTATGATCAAGTTAAATTTCGTAAAGATATGGATTACTTAGGAGAGAAGTACAAAATTAATGACAATTCCATTTTAGAAGTACAAAGTG GTATTTCAACAATACTAGAGAGAAATGATACTGGTTCATTCATCTTTGTTTATAATGGCAAATCAGTTAACTTTGATTTTATGCAGTTCAGTAATTTAGTTGAAGAGATTGCCACAACTGCTGCTCGATTTTTAC GAAATGACAGCACTTCAGTTCAGCCTACAGTTGTTCACAGTTCAGAACTTCATAATATGCAAAGTCACAGTGAACTTATGAATGAATTCCGCCATGATGTGGCTAAAACTGGGGTGATGCTTGTAAAAGATGTTGATAAAATTCCATCAAGTCTTGCCATGGCTTTCCACTACTTTTGCGATGAATACAATCCACTTGTGGCAAAGAGTGCAATCTTTTTCACATTAGATATGGAAAAATGTTCTAACTTGTCTG aGCAAAAATCAACTCACAGCGGTATCGAAAAGTGCCTAGCAAACAAATGGAACACACTACCAAAAGATAATGTTAAGCCTTTACTTGCTCGTGTTGTAAGTGTTGTTATTAATGTAACTGGTGTCTGA
- the LOC135080817 gene encoding uncharacterized protein LOC135080817 isoform X3 translates to MNNQDEVEAEVSPYIPSARRSIHQHNYCIFPNYSDNMGRYGLKANNDDRTALLSIRGHETDEVDNVMSKFTRETSPVPLRRKRNKKIRRNSLSISNQECTDDDESDSDDAHQSLPSDFFKANNSTSFSETRANQMIRNDEYNYRNNFDLQNEDYVNESQIKQKTNSYSFIMLLLLGIIGAIAAFYYNDFNKVITEKSSINSYDQVKFRKDMDYLGEKYKINDNSILEVQSGISTILERNDTGSFIFVYNGKSVNFDFMQFSNLVEEIATTAARFLRNDSTSVQPTVVHSSELHNMQSHSELMNEFRHDVAKTGVMLVKDVDKIPSSLAMAFHYFCDEYNPLVAKSAIFFTLDMEKCSNLSEQKSTHSGIEKCLANKWNTLPKDNVKPLLARVVSVVINVTGV, encoded by the exons ATGAATAATCAAGACGAAGTTGAA GCTGAGGTATCTCCATATATACCATCCGCTAGAAGAAGCATCCATCAGCACAACTATTGCATTTTCCCGAATTACAGTGATAACATGGGGCGTTATGGCCTAAAGGCAAACAATGATGATAGAACTGCATTATTATCCATTCGTGGCCATGAAACTGATGAAGTTGATAATGTCATGAG CAAATTTACTCGTGAAACCAGTCCAGTTCCACTAAGACGAAAAAGGAATAAGAAGATTAGGAGAAACTCTCTAAGCATATCAAACCAAGAGTGTacagatgatgatgaatcagatAG CGATGATGCACACCAATCACTGCCAAGTGACTTTTTTAAAGCAAACAACTCTACATCATTCTCTGAGACAAGAGCAAATCAAATGATAAGAAATGATGAATATAATTATCGCAACAATTTTGATTTACAAAATGAAGACTATGTCAATGAAAGCCAAATTAAGCAGAAGACTAACTCTTATAGTTTTATTATGCTACTACTTCTTGGTATTATTGGTGCAATAGCTGCATTTTATTACAACGATTTCAACAAAGTAATTACAGAAAAGAGCAGTATTAATAGTTATGATCAAGTTAAATTTCGTAAAGATATGGATTACTTAGGAGAGAAGTACAAAATTAATGACAATTCCATTTTAGAAGTACAAAGTG GTATTTCAACAATACTAGAGAGAAATGATACTGGTTCATTCATCTTTGTTTATAATGGCAAATCAGTTAACTTTGATTTTATGCAGTTCAGTAATTTAGTTGAAGAGATTGCCACAACTGCTGCTCGATTTTTAC GAAATGACAGCACTTCAGTTCAGCCTACAGTTGTTCACAGTTCAGAACTTCATAATATGCAAAGTCACAGTGAACTTATGAATGAATTCCGCCATGATGTGGCTAAAACTGGGGTGATGCTTGTAAAAGATGTTGATAAAATTCCATCAAGTCTTGCCATGGCTTTCCACTACTTTTGCGATGAATACAATCCACTTGTGGCAAAGAGTGCAATCTTTTTCACATTAGATATGGAAAAATGTTCTAACTTGTCTG aGCAAAAATCAACTCACAGCGGTATCGAAAAGTGCCTAGCAAACAAATGGAACACACTACCAAAAGATAATGTTAAGCCTTTACTTGCTCGTGTTGTAAGTGTTGTTATTAATGTAACTGGTGTCTGA